A region of the Candidatus Finniella inopinata genome:
CAAAAGAGCGGCTTGTACACGCGGGGAAGGGGCTATAAACCTCTCTCCTGGGTGAACACGGTCCCTTGGTGGGGGAATCGTTACTCCTTCTTTTATGCGACTTTCTAAAGTGAGCGTGAGCACGTCTTCAGCATCCAACAAAGCTTCTTCAAGGGTTTCCCCTGTGCCACAGGCTCCTTCAAAGTCAAAAAAGGAGACGTAATACTTCCCATCCCCAAGCTGTGCCAGGGTGCAGGGATACTGGATTTTCATGACGAGATGCTTTCGTTTGAGGGTCTGCAGAGGATAGGATCTTTTGCCTTAGTCTTGGTGACCATGACCACTCCTTGATCGTAAGACTTTCCGTTCGTTCCTTAAAGATATATCAATTTAGATATATGATCAACCGTATCATCCATAGATGAGGGAGAAGAGGATGAGGATGAGTGAGAACAATTTATCATGTGTGTAAGTGGTCAAAAAGGACCAAAAGGTAGACAT
Encoded here:
- a CDS encoding type II toxin-antitoxin system HicB family antitoxin — translated: MKIQYPCTLAQLGDGKYYVSFFDFEGACGTGETLEEALLDAEDVLTLTLESRIKEGVTIPPPRDRVHPGERFIAPSPRVQAALLVKLTRGDRTLSDLARTLETSWPAASRLEDPSHWVTLKQLSKAATALGQRLVLSFEKNG